One Parambassis ranga unplaced genomic scaffold, fParRan2.1 scaffold_32_arrow_ctg1, whole genome shotgun sequence DNA window includes the following coding sequences:
- the LOC114430988 gene encoding dihydroxyacetone phosphate acyltransferase-like: LQQAIHEHPVVLLPSHRSYMDFLLMSYILYTYDLALPVIAAGMDFMGMRFVGEMLRMSGAFFIRRSFGGDKLYWAVFSEYVRTMLKTGFAPVEFFLEGTRSRTAKSLTPKLGLLNIVMDPFLKGEVFDVTLVPVSISYERILEESLYARELLGVPKPKESTSGLFKARKVLSEDYGSIHVYFGQPVSVRSLAEGRVNRCQFNLTPRHIPQRPGEEINHFVNDSAFRLVWAQEENMVLKPWVLLASLLLQNHHHGQKGGTALEELTEQAVWLRDLSRQCGAFLHWPEHAPPSEVVSSSLSLHQGLVSISEGRVHLALEQAGGQGGPEEKLLNQAVVVLSCASYRNQALHVFLRPALLALAIVTSSSNNRQEVYNSFSFLRNMFSNEFILCPGATVQDFEEACYLLVKTGALQIPQQEVLITERGHRTLAFLTSILDPFLQGYQVVCRFLCEEATEALTDKQFVPAVRKFIIKHLLTGTLRYAEALSSDLQKNSLAALLRLGAVRRVKGGAEQGTLKVNKVMVNSLEDTLGGKLPTQKAAAARL, encoded by the exons CTCCAGCAGGCCATCCATGAACACCCAGTAGTTCTCTTACCGAGCCACCGTAGTTACATGGACTTCCTGCTGATGTCATACATCCTGTATACATATGACCTGGCTCTACCGGTCATCGCCGCCGGCATGG aCTTCATGGGGATGAGGTTTGTTGGAGAGATGTTGAGGATGTCTGGAGCTTTCTTCATCCGGAGGTCGTTCGGCGGAGACAAGCTGTACTGGGCCGTGTTCTCCGAGTACGTCAGGACCATGCTGAAG actgGATTTGCACCAGTGGAGTTTTTCCTAGAGGGGACCAGAAGCCGGACGGCCAAGTCTTTGACTCCAAAGTTAG GTCTATTAAATATAGTGATGGATCCGTTCCTTAAAGGGGAAGTGTTTGATGTCACCTTGGTGCCGGTCAGTATCAGCTATGAGAGGATCTTGGAGGAGTCCCTCTATGCCAGAGAACTGCTGGGTGTACCAAAGCCTAAAGAGTCCACATCG GGTCTCTTTAAAGCCAGAAAGGTCCTCAGTGAGGACTACGGCAGCATCCACGTTTACTTCGGTCAGCCTGTGTCTGTCCGAAGTTTGGCTGAGGGCAGAGTGAACCGCTGCCAGTTCAACCTCACACCACG ACACATCCCGCAGAGGCCCGGCGAGGAAATCAACCACTTCGTCAACGACTCGGCCTTCAGGCTGGTGTGGGCCCAGGAGGAGAACATGGTCCTGAAGCCGTGGGTCCTTCTGGCATCCCTGCTGCTCCAGAACCACCACCACGGACAGAAAGGGGGGACGGCCCTGGAGGAGCTGACGGAACAAGCCGTGTGGCTCAGGGACCTGTCCCGTCAGTGCGGAGCCTTTCTCCACTGGCCGG AGCACGCTCCTCCCTCTGAGGTCGTTTCGTCCAGTCTTTCCCTCCATCAAGGTCTGGTGAGCATCTCTGAGGGGCGAGTCCATCTGGCGTTGGAACAAG caggaggacagggggGACCAGAAGAGAAGCTCTTGAACCAGGCTGTGGTCGTGCTGTCCTGCGCCTCCTACAGGAACCAGGCGCTCCACGTCTTCCTCCGCCCGGCGCTGCTCGCCTTGGCCATCGtcacctcttcctccaacaacagac AGGAGGTCTACAACAGCTTCAGCTTCCTGAGAAACATGTTCTCCAACGAGTTCATCCTCTGTCCCGGAGCTACAGTGCAG gaCTTTGAGGAGGCCTGCTACCTGCTGGTGAAGACCGGAGCTCTGCAGATCCCCCAGCAGGAGGTGCTGatcacagagagaggacacaggaCGCTGGCTTTCCTCACCAGCATCCTGGATCCCTTCTTACAAGGATACCAG gttgtGTGCAGGTTCCTGTGTGAAGAGGCGACGGAGGCTCTGACAGACAAACAGTTCGTTCCTGCCGTCAGGAAGTTCATCATCAAACACCTGCTGACAG GCACGCTGAGGTACGCCGAGGCGCTGTCGTCGGACCTGCAGAAGAACAGCCTGGCAGCTTTGCTGAGGCTCGGAGCCGTGCGGAGAGTAAAAGG aGGAGCTGAGCAGGGCACTCTGAAAGTCAACAAGGTGATGGTGAACTCCCTGGAAGACACTCTgg GAGGAAAACTGCCCACTCAGAAAGCCGCCGCCGCTCGCCTCTAA